The Coffea eugenioides isolate CCC68of chromosome 8, Ceug_1.0, whole genome shotgun sequence genome has a segment encoding these proteins:
- the LOC113779095 gene encoding uncharacterized protein LOC113779095: protein MTAIDTQTSPEASSLNMAKMSSSSSSSSPNSDLEFAKCECCGLTEECTEAYIKRVRERFQGRWICGLCAEAVKDEVVRSQRRTGDEEEALNSHMSFCKKFRSLRPPPNPTHDQLISAVKQLLLRSLDSPSPKKEALVRSRSCFSALDR, encoded by the coding sequence ATGACTGCAATTGATACTCAAACATCCCCTGAAGCCAGCAGCTTGAACATGGCAAAGATGTCATCAtcaagcagcagcagcagccctAATAGTGATTTGGAGTTTGCCAAATGCGAGTGCTGCGGATTGACTGAGGAATGTACCGAGGCATACATCAAAAGGGTCCGTGAGAGGTTTCAGGGGCGCTGGATTTGTGGGCTGTGTGCTGAGGCAGTCAAGGACGAGGTGGTCAGATCCCAGAGGAGAACtggagatgaagaagaagcCCTGAATTCCCACATGAGTTTCTGCAAGAAGTTCAGATCCTTGCGGCCACCCCCCAATCCAACTCATGATCAACTCATCTCTGCTGTCAAGCAGCTTCTGTTGAGGAGCTTGGATTCTCCTTCCCCCAAGAAGGAAGCTTTGGTTCGATCAAGAAGTTGTTTTTCAGCTCTGGATCGTTGA